A window of Pseudophryne corroboree isolate aPseCor3 chromosome 1, aPseCor3.hap2, whole genome shotgun sequence genomic DNA:
TTGTAAGACCTCTATTTACTTTTAGGATATTCTTTGCCAGGTGCTGCATGACTGGGACAAGAGCACTTTCACTGTAGGCCATGTAGTGTTGTAGAGTTGCAGTCTAGAGAAATAAGTGACAATTGTAGGTAAAATGCTGATATTCAGGCTGAATCATTCTTATCCCCCCATGCAAGACCTGGTCAAGGACACAACTCACCCATTCGCCACCATCTAGGAGCTTCTGGGACAGGCAGAAAGCTGCTGCCGCCACTTGTGAGGGAGGGAAGTGCACCATGTCATAGTCCAGCATAGCCAGTTCCATCAGATACTTAGACAAGGTGTGCAGAGAGACTTCCACCTGCAAAACAAACGTATTCATGACCATTCCAAAATCATATGCTCATTACACTTGAAAGGTGTCAGCAAGCAATCTCTAGATACTCTGAGGACTAGCAGCCTCCATTATAGAGGCTAGGGCACCATGGTGGTGAGCAGTACTACAGTATGCCTATCCAAGGCCCCAAGTTTGTTTCTTCTCCCTGTATGTGCATGGGTTTCTTCACTCATTATGTTGGGCTCTCATAAGTTGAGACTAGATTTTAACCATTAGGGAATTTTGgcccaaatgtactaagccttaaagagtgataaaagtggagatttAAAGAGCGATAACGTATCAGCCAATCCGCTCCCAactcatttttcaatcacagcctgtaacattgcagttaggagctgcttaactggtactctctccaaggcttcgtacatagACCCCTCGTCTTGAGAGGGATGATGCTATTCAGTACACACAAAAACCCCCACATAATATTCTGGTATACTTCATGGTATTTAGCCATTCCTGACAAAAATGGCACTACCACCTCAGTTTTAAATATCCAATGCCAGTATGTAGCCATTGTGGAGAGGTGGCAGCTGCGGGGGATTCTAGCAAGCAAGTTCCATAGCCTGAGCTTCAGGAGACTAGATCACACTGAGTTAGTTGCCAAGAGTGCCAGTGAGACCAATCTACTAAACAATGGAGACAATAAGGGAAGAGACCTTTGCCAGCATGAGGTACACCACACGATACCTGAAGCCTGGTTATGGATTGATCAAATGCATTCTTCCTTACCTCCCCAATCTTTGATGCTCTCCGCAGGAAATGCAGGGGTAAGGgccgtccaaggtcaaacttcagTAACCTTAGAATCTGCATTTCCATATTTCTGATCTGAGCACTGGTGTAAGTGTGATCAGTAACATATGCAAAGTCTCCAATTGTGGGACAATAGATCTCTTCATATTTGCATGCCAGAAACATTGCCGTTATACCCGCCAACTGCAACAGGTTTTTGGGTACATGGTTAACCTGTAGAAGGAACATGAAGAGTTAAGTCTCCAATTATAAAAGGGGGACCTTTGTTCTGCtgtatactatacacacacacacacacacacacacacacacacacacacacacacacacacacacaaaccaaagAAAAGAGGGAGCATGGAAAGTGTCATGAAGAACTCTTCCATGTTTCCCCTCTGGATTGTACATATGACTTGAAAGGCGTTTAAGGCAGTTTCCCCTACTCAGGGACCCCTCCTCCGAGCGCATGTTTACAGATCTACAGTTCTCCTCAGTAATTAGTGCCACATCTGTCAGCCAATAATTACTACACTTGTGCACTCCCCCCTCACAATATTTAGGAAATATTggtttaaggcaggggtggggaacctcaggcccgggggccgtataaggcccgcagagccacttgatccagccAGGCTCACTTAGCcaggcgcctgctgagattttgttactagtgggcgcctggcttcttaccctcagtggcAGCCGGATGCAGGAGCATTTCAAGTGACTtggggcatacttactgggggcatagcaactgactgggggtatatctaatgggggcaggctcgtttttaagttgataattattgtatggcccccgaaggattttataaatatccaaatggcccttggtagaaaaaaaaaaaaaagaaagaaaaattccccacccctggtttaaggGATGACTGACCATTCTTGTACAAGAGCCATGGGAAGATGAAGCTCATGCATCTAAAGCCACATGCCAACTCAAGTTACCAGTGTATAATAAGCCCAACAATATACAAGCGTCGATTTACAGGGCTAGGTCAGCGAATACTTTGTGTCAAGTATTACGTTAATATTTGTTATCACGATTTAGCCAACAACAAGTCTGTTGACATCTTTAACTCaaatatagtgggggggggggggggtgaagacctggactgcacatactggttagggacccatgtgatgaagtcacctggccgcggtacatggacctgcatatttgtgcaaatgtgtgctaagaacttcaattatactccatcttaattgtgagggtttatttaaattatttttaccatcagtgttcttagtgctaagagtgtacaTCTGCATCTCTTCCTCAGCAGAAGAGGCATGTTTTCAGATCATATATTCCTTAAGACGGGCAACACATACCTGTAGAAAACGATCCAGAATAGATACGGTCATGAACAGTGTCTCATGCAACAATTTAAACCTCATGTGGACCTGTACCAGCCAGTCAATAAGGATAGCCCTCATGTTGCCATTGATTTCTTGTCCTTGGAGGGGATGTGGTTTGATTGCCTGCTCAGCCTGTAAAGAGACATTGCATCACTCGTCTTCCTTGGTCTCCTCAAGAGACTTCTAGGATGCTTCCTAAAGCTATACATATGGTTACACAAGTCACTAGTTCACTCTACCTCTCCCAACCACATAGAATTTCCACTCCCACCTGCATTATGCTTAATGTCCACACTGGCACAAAACAGCATTGCCGACAAATTGCCAGACGATTTCTGCTCACATCCCTGGAGGGGTGCAAGAAAAACTAGTTGGGGATGACCGcatactgaattgaatagctccaggaagcctcctcccggcactattcaatacatAAGTTGAATTGAGCCCATTGAGTGGACACTTGCAAGTCCCCTCAAATTAAACTAAGGTTAAAAGAGAGCATTGGCAGGCCTCTGAGACTTAACCAAGGACCAGGACCACTATCTCCCTACTTTGCCCTTTGAGGGGATTACAGCCATAGGGTCCGTAGTGGCTGCACCTCCTCCCAAAGTTGAGGGGGAACAGGAAGCCTAAACCAATGCAGATAAAACAACTGATATACATTTCTCAATATGTTATTGATCAGAAAAGCTGCACTGTATCCCAACTGGTTGGCTAAAGTCAGAAACTGAAAAAAGAAAAAGACCACTAGACATTTTAGCCTCTGTGCAAAATGCAACAACCTGCTGCACAGGCACTTCACTGGGCCAGTACACTAAGGGCTGCTGCATGTGCAGTTCCAAGGTACCttcaacagtgcaggttttccaGATATACTGTACCTGTATATTATAGATATTACTAGAGAGGGGAAGAATTATAACAGTTTatgccagtgacgtgcagtggggtgaggcagagcgttTCCAGTCATACttatgtttaaaccagagttttgactgaataaaatatatgaaaaatactgataatttgtttgaaatatcttctttgcattattctaatcatttttatagcccaaacgcgagtaaaaagtctatggcaggtgaggcagtgcctcacccatGTATCCTTTCCACATATCTCTAATCAaagctcaccagatttccaggagtttatattgctgcacctgtgtataatgcccagatgtaccctttggctcatattgcatgtaaatcttgctctggggttagccagtgcctcctgagccatttagctcaccgcacgtccctggtttatGCAGCATCTCAAGATGCAGATTAGCACCTACCTCAAGTTCCCTCAGGTAGCAGTAGATCTCTTTTACATAGTCACTGCACAGCATGGGGTTGTCTGCGTCCTCTTCATCAACATCTTTCACCTGAAGCAGTGCATCCGAGTGGGAAACACCCTGGTCTTCCATCGGTGAGGCACCAGATGTATCCATGGGACTTGGCGAGAGTGGCTAATAAACCCATAGTAAGTAGTGTCAGGTCTTACCATACATAGTTAGAGTGCAACATGGGAGTTATATACTACAGTCAGTTCCCATTCCAGACTTGTTTTAAACCATTTATGTTGATTAGGGACACAGATCTTAAGGGAGATTGATCCACAATAAACCAAGTAGGTTTCCCTTTAAGCGCACTCCACAGGCACTAATCgattataccacaggttctcaaactcggtcctcaggaccccacacggtgcatgttttgcaggtctcctcacagaattgcaggtgaaataattagctccacctgtggaccttttaaaatgtgtcagtgagtaattaatacacctgtgcacctgctgggttacctgcaaaacatgcactgtgtggggtcctgaataccgagtttgagaacccctggattATAAAGATGCACATCCAGCATGTTAAGTGCCCATTAAAGTGCTTGCATAGCAAGTTCACATGTAGTTAGAGAGTTCCTAATACCAAATCAGTTATGGCCACAAGActctaagggggaaattcaaacATTTcagaagtcagttgggagtcttttttcacccctatctaatagacaggaaaacagacacccaaccgacttttcaaacatttgaatctcacgCTAAAGGTCTCTTCCCCATTCCTATACAAGGTCTTCTCCCAGGTAGACTTTGCTAAGAAAAGGCCATATATGGCTTCtgaatgcagtgccgtaactagacattttagcgctgtgtgcaagaaatggcattggcgcccccccttatgtaaaacaggggcagtgtgtgcgcaaaaaatataggggtgtggccacaaaataccaattcatactacagtgcacagtagtctccatttttcaagttatgccgcacagtagcgccactacaccaggtagagccggaagcacatcccagcagcgCCGGTCAGCCAGTGCGGAAGGAGGGGGAACAACTGcagtggcgccgctaccaattacatagcgcttctgcggctccagtccccctccctccggagctgctcctctcctccggcGCGGTgcacagcttgtaatgagtcaatttgactcattacaagccactgacATAGAATGCTGGTCATcgtgccctcagggcgactgcactgTGCGACAGGCACAaatgtagttacggctctgtctCTTAGTAACCTCTGGCACGAGTCAAGTTTAATATACACATTAGGATATTCTTAAAGGAGAGTCTTCCTTGGAGGACAAGCCAGTCCAGTTTTAGGTGGAAGTGGGTCTCACCTTTTCTTCCTCCTCTAGGACCTCAAGATATGGTGGTTGTTTGACAGCTTTCTCCACCACATTGTTTCTTACAACTTTAGCTTCCTGCAAGTAGAGGATCAGTTACCTTCCATTTCACAAATGGGGGAGGAAATAAGGATATTCCAACCCCCAAAAACAGAACTGCAATAATGTCTGCCATTTATTGTTAAGGTCTTTGGTTCAAACCAGATTCATGTTTTAGGATTCTGACAAGTTATACGCAAGTTAGTCCTGTCTAGAGGCTCAATTCACCTCCTGCGTAATAGAAAAGCATAGTTCCAGCCTGGTTGGTCTCAGGTTCTCATTTAATCAAAGCCACAATTACAAATTTTTAGGCTGAACCCAACATTTGGAGCAATCAGCAGTACTTCTATCATTTTCCTTACTTTTCTCACAGCCACTTTGCCTCTTCCTACTATACAGTTCCCAATATCTCCCAGTGCGTTTCGTTGGCGTGGTCTGGTTACAGCTGCCTTCTTTCCAGCCTCCATTTTGTTGTCTGCATTGAGCCGCATACTCTGGAGAGAGCAATACATTCACTATTCAGTAGTTGACTGGGGGGGGAACCAaccaccccagcacacacacaccacCTACAGAACCTCATTTAAACTGAAACAAGTGATGCAGCAAGTTGAGGGGGACAGTTTACTAACACCTGTATGTTTTGAATACAGACTAGAGTATGTACAGTAACTTCAGGGGAGATTTAAAAAGGAGTGTcactcttgttatcactcattactgaTCTTAAATGGTgcttcaaccaatcagctcctgccatttttcagacacatgatagttaggagcaccatttaagattagtaagaaGTGATAAAAAGGTCATTATACCTACCCCTTCATGTCAGGTGGGGAGAGAAAACAACAGACAATGGCATACCCTCATCTATCAAACACAATATAGGGTCTCAGTAGAATAGAACATAACTTAAATAAACATCTTCCCTACAAAACTTTAAGCACTGACTTAATAGTCTGCCACATTTATAGCAGTCACATTAGGAGGTTCAGATAAGTTTCATTCAAACGGTTCATTTATATTATTAAAAGGAAACCACCCCCCAGACACCGAGGGTGTGCTGGGACCAGTGATCAGGGTAGTTACAATCCCCCCAGCAGCCACACAACTTACTCTGGTCATCACTGCAGCCATTCTTACCACTGTAGCTCTGTGCCCCACACTGCCTGTAACATCCCCAGCAGCTCTCAGGTATAAATCCCCCACCCTGCACGCTGATTGGCTGCGGCGTCTGTATCAGCTGGCGCAGGTTCTCATTATGCGATGAGCCGTTACTGAAGCTCGAGCCTGGGCGGTGGTACAGCGGATGATGCCCCGGAGCCTGGGCGGTGGTGCAGCGGGTGATGCCCCGGAGCCTGGACAGTGGTGCAGCGGGTGAAGCCCCGGAGAGCGCAGCGTCTGAAGCTCGTGGCTGTTATCCCGCATTGCCATTTGTTTTGAATTTGTGTTTTAACGTTTATCATGCTAGAGGTCACAGCTGTACTGCAGCACGTGTTCCCACACCTGGGATTGTTGGGTCAAATCCGGAAACCTCCGGAACGCCGGAACGGGTTGCCTCTGCAGCacgatattttctctaacgtcctagaggatgctggggtccaatttagtacaatggggtatagacgggtccactaggagctactggtactttaaggggggaattcaaatgtttaaaaagtcagtttggtgtctgtttttccctgtctattagataggaaaaacagacacccaactgacttttcaaacaattgaatctccccctaagagtttaatagtgtgggctggcccctccctctatgccccccctaccagactccgtttagaaaatgtgcccggaggagccggtcaccgcTAGGGGAGCTCCTAAGAGTTTTATTATTTTCTCAAAGGTTagagtttgttgttttacagggaggatgctggtaacagcctccctgcttcgtgggacttaggggggggggggggggttaggaaccaacttaatagagagttaatggttctctatatcTGCTgccaggacactgaactcctgagggtgatgatcgcaagcccacgaggcgaccgctcactcccgcggcatggtcgccaccccctaacagagccagaagatagaagagtggtgagtacagcgccgggctGCGCTCCAATATGGCTCAGCAACATCTCTGCATGTAGACGCTGGAGGGCGTCCTGAGTCGGCaggttaaccctacactggtcatagcgctaacaggggctaatccagctgttaacatataaaatcctcaggccagtttaaataaGTGCGGgaagcggggcttcctctcagagcggttcCAGCAttcaccaacaccattttcttcctgcagattacacagaacggtcacataactccaatgcctcacggtaccagggtgttaaagACAGGGAGTGGAGTGTGATAACAGTACTAACTGctctattaagggtagttagttAGCGCCGggcatttatcataataactgcctacaggggcacgGTGtgtctggctccttatactctgactctctgaaggtgctctgggggaaactgtatctgacattttcctgtgtgtgtgtgtgtatatctcacgTTAACATGTCTAAGGACTATGTCCtgcgctgcagagtgtttatcttctccataggagtctattccatgtactcaggactgaaaTATGCTTTCtccgccttctgaatccgaacccgcatggattctttaaggcagaggttctcaaactcggtcctcgggggcccacacagtgcatgttttgcaggtctcctcacagaatctcaagtgaaataattagctccacctgtggaccttttaaaatgtgtcagtgagtaattaatacacctgtgcacctgctgggttacctgcaaaacatgcactgtgtgggctcccgaggaccgagtttgagaacctctgctttaaggggaatgatatcccagatctcaacgaggatgtcacatactgagaaagagactccGTTTTTGAGGAAGACTGTGGTGGGGTTGCAATATCCAGCCCGcactacttcatcaaaaaccccacctacatacccgcaaaaaagtacacttgcccatatactgcaagctgacacggataccgactctgatacagaagACGGTGatgctaaaggggtgcaattaatgatagaagccattagggatgtgttacacattactgagaaggtacctgagcaggaagatgagacttatttctcttacgtcctagaggatgctggggactccgtaaggaccatggggtatagacgggctccacaggagacatgggcactataaagaactttagatgcgtgtgcactggctcctccctctatgcccctcctccagacctcagttagatcctgtgcccagaggagactgggtgcactacaggggagctctcctgagtttctctgaaaaatacttttgttaggttttttattttcagggagcactgctggcaacaggctccctgcattgtgggactgaggggagagaagcagacctacttaaatgataggctctgcttcttaggcaggtctcaccctcgccgttcgtctcggagccgcgccgccgtcctcacagagccggaagatagaagccgggtgagtataagaagaaagaagacttcaaaggcggctgaagacttcagatcttctctgaggtaacacgcagcggtaacgctgcgcgccattgctcacacacacacacacacacacacacacacacacacacacacacacacatatacagaagacactgaagggtgcagggcgcaggggggggcgccctgggcagcaatattagacctcttgggactggctaacatgtatatatactgcggaagcagtatattaaataatcccccgccagtataggaaatttgagcgggaccgaagcccgccgctgagggggcggggtttgatcctccagcactaaccagcgccattttctccacagcacactgcagagaagctggctccccggactctcccctgctgaacacggtgacagagggcagaaaagagggggggggaggcacaataattggcgcagtgagtgtatatttatataaaagctctGGTTTTAACTGgttttttgtttccagtgtcaggtggcgctggatgtgtgctggcatactctctctgtctctccaaagggccttattggggaactgtctccatatagatatatccctgagtgtgtgggggtgtcggtacgcgtgtcggcAGGTCTgaagctcatctaaggaggaggtggagcagatgattgtggtgtctccgtcggcaacgccgacacctgattggttggatatgttgaatgttttaaatgcaaatgtgtctttattgcatcagagattggacaaagcagagtccagggatagaacagggagtcattccatggctttgactgtgtcacagggcccttcagggtctcagaaatggcccctgtcccaagtagcagacactgataccgacacggactctgactccagtgtcgactacgatgatgcgaggttacacccaagggtggccaaaagtattcattattgcaataaaggatgttttacatatcacagatgacccctctgtccctgacaagagggttcacatgtttaaggaaaagaaacctgaggtaacctttcccccatctcatgagctgaacgcgttatttgaaaaggcttgggaaactccagacaagaaactgcagattcccaagagaattctgatggcgtatcctttccctgcgcaggacaggttacggtgggaatcctcacccagggtggacaaagcgttaacacgcttgtccaaaaaagtggcgctaccgtctccagacacggctgccctcaaggatcctgctgctcgcagacaggaaactaccttaaaatcaatttatacacatacgggtgccttgctcagaccagcaatagcgtcggcttgggtttgtagccctGTAGCGGCTtggaccttgtcagctgacattgataccctggatagggataccattttattgaccttaggtcacattaaagacgcagtcttatatatgagagatgctcagagagacgttggtctgctaggttcgagagccaacgccatggcgatttctgctaggcgagccctgtggacccgccaatggacgggtgatgccgactcaaagagacatatggaagttttgccttacaaaggtgaggatttatttggggaaggtctcgcagacctagtttccacagctaccgcgggtaaatctacttttttttaccttatgtttccccacagcaaaagaaagcgccgcaatatcagatgcagtcgtttcggtcgcataagtccagaagaggtcggggctcttccttcctcgccagaggtaagggtagagggaaaaaacagcctgctacggctagttcccaggagcagaagtcctccccggcttctactaaatccaccgcatgacgctggggctccactgggggagtccgcgccggtgggggcacatctttgtctcttcagccacgtctgggttcagtcagacgtggatccttgggcaatagaaattgtatcccaaggttacaagctggaattcgaagacgtgcctcctcaccggtttttcaaatctgctttaccagcttcttccccagattgttttagctgcaattcaaaaactgtgtcaacaacaagtggttgtcgaggttcccctagttcaacaggggaaggggtactattcaaccctatttgtggtcccaaaaccggatggctcggtcagacccattctaaatttaaaatccctaaacctgtacttgaaaaagttcaaattcaagatggaatcactccgggctgttatctccagcctggaagggggggattatatggtgtcactgaacataaaggatgcctaccttcatgtcctcatatatccccctcatccggtgtacctgagattcgctgtacaggactgtcattaccagtttcagacgttgctgtttgggctttccacgtccccgaggattttcaccaaggtaatggcggaaatgatggtgctcctgcgccggcagggagtcacaattatcccgtacttggacgatctcctgataaaagcgagatcgaaagatcagttgctgaaaagcgtggcgctctccctgagagtgctgcagcaacatggctggattctgaatctcaaaggagaaagaaatgctctgcgcaccaaaaatcactttgaattgattgattgattaattaagtgcagtctagcaaggagaatgattgactcaatgaaacttgaccttttttatagtgaaaaatattttataaaacagttaatgacacaaaacaaagtaaataagacaaacaatacatatatatatatatagcagtataaaaaccggaggtatttcacctcttgcaagtgtaaatagaaacactgtatctaacttttataaacgtgctgtttaaacagcatacactgtatctaaaatgcagatcggatatcttaagtgaaagaggctctatacaaagagcaacaatcgattctaacactggcgtcccagtgtggaatcaaataaaatgtccacagatggctccacaataaaattattagaagcaaagcaagtaataatagttaccctcgtgctgattcctgagatgtaatgcagagtcctgtatgcatttgcacggggagaatgtaaagattggtagttgctgccacaatggtaattaaaagacagacttgttggaatatttattctccgtaataatagccgtcagttgaccgtcagatgatgacatgtagggagtttcccagcaagggacctgatccgtatggctatcggtaacagcatggaacggcaaaaccgctgatggctggcgccgcactggtctcacagcgcccctttctacgagtgcagtgcagtggatatcagttactccacagacgggctcctaccatctcggtcctgctattccggttccgtccacatctaagccaagtgacctacagtaattatacctccgcagtgaggttaaagggagtccagctgctaacggcacttctacatcagaatcccgctgcgacaagctggatatagacggatctccgctgtgagaccagtgcggcgccagccatcagcggttttgccgttccatgctgttaccgatagccatacggatcaggtcccttgctgggaaactccctacatgtcatcatctgacggtcaactgacggctattattacggagaataaatattccaacaagtctgtcttttaattaccattgtggcagcaactaccaatctttacattctccccgtgcaaatgcatacaggactctgcattacatctcaggaatcagcacgagggtaactattattacttgctttgcttctaataattttattgtggagccatctgtggacattttatttgattccacactgggacgccagtgttagaatcgattgttgctctttgtatagagcctctttcacttaagatatccgatctgcattttagatacagtgtatgctgtttaaacagcacgtttataaaagttagatacagtgtttctatttacacttgcaagaggtgaaatacctccggtttttatactgctatatatatatatatatatatatatatatatatatatatatatatatatatatatatatatatatatatatatatgtattgtttgtcttatttactttgttttgtgtcattaactgttttataaaatatttttcactataaaaaaggtcaagtttcattgagtcaatcattctccttgctagactgcacttaattaatcaatcaatcaattcaaagtgatttttggtgcgcagagcatttctttctcctttgtatttcaattagttgttcagcctaaccagctgtttttgctcagcagccctagagatcacaattttcactgattaccatctggtaaattactaccatacattattttagcgccagatatatatacagtttgagatttatctctagctgtaggtatatatatggattctgaatctaccaaagtcacagttggttccaacaactcggctatctttcttaggcatgattctggacacggaacaaaagagggtttttctcccaatggaaaaagtccaggaactccagaacatggtcagagacctgttaaaaccga
This region includes:
- the CCNB1 gene encoding G2/mitotic-specific cyclin-B1 isoform X2; translation: MRLNADNKMEAGKKAAVTRPRQRNALGDIGNCIVGRGKVAVRKEAKVVRNNVVEKAVKQPPYLEVLEEEEKPLSPSPMDTSGASPMEDQGVSHSDALLQVKDVDEEDADNPMLCSDYVKEIYCYLRELEAEQAIKPHPLQGQEINGNMRAILIDWLVQVHMRFKLLHETLFMTVSILDRFLQVNHVPKNLLQLAGITAMFLACKYEEIYCPTIGDFAYVTDHTYTSAQIRNMEMQILRLLKFDLGRPLPLHFLRRASKIGEVEVSLHTLSKYLMELAMLDYDMVHFPPSQVAAAAFCLSQKLLDGGEWTATLQHYMAYSESALVPVMQHLAKNILKVNRGLTKFMAVRDKYAKSQQMRISCLPQLNSDLLVTLASAVS
- the CCNB1 gene encoding G2/mitotic-specific cyclin-B1 isoform X1, whose product is MAAVMTRSMRLNADNKMEAGKKAAVTRPRQRNALGDIGNCIVGRGKVAVRKEAKVVRNNVVEKAVKQPPYLEVLEEEEKPLSPSPMDTSGASPMEDQGVSHSDALLQVKDVDEEDADNPMLCSDYVKEIYCYLRELEAEQAIKPHPLQGQEINGNMRAILIDWLVQVHMRFKLLHETLFMTVSILDRFLQVNHVPKNLLQLAGITAMFLACKYEEIYCPTIGDFAYVTDHTYTSAQIRNMEMQILRLLKFDLGRPLPLHFLRRASKIGEVEVSLHTLSKYLMELAMLDYDMVHFPPSQVAAAAFCLSQKLLDGGEWTATLQHYMAYSESALVPVMQHLAKNILKVNRGLTKFMAVRDKYAKSQQMRISCLPQLNSDLLVTLASAVS